AAAGTGCATGAGCGTTATCCGCATGTACCGTTTTTCTTACAAGTTGGAAATGATGATACGAAAACAGTGGATGATGCAATTCTTATTAGGAATTTACTACAAAAATATGAATGGCTCATTGAAAAAGCTGTTCATTGCAAAGAAATGAATGACGCAAAAGTATTACCTCAGCTTCACGCGTTAGTGTGGGGAAATAAACGAGGCGTATAAGGAATCGAATTGAAGGGATGTATGAAAAATGGCAGGAAGATTAGATGAAGATTTAAAAGATGTAACGTTACTTGGAAACCAAAATACAAAATATTTATTTGAATATAGCCCAAAAATTTTAGAGACATTTGATAATAATCATCCAAACCGTGATTATTTTGTAAAGTTCAACTGTCCTGAATTTACAAGCTTATGTCCAAAAACAGGACAACCAGATTTTGCAACGATCTATATTAGTTATATTCCAGAGCAAAAAATGGTAGAGAGTAAATCATTAAAATTGTATTTATTTAGTTTCCGTAACCATGGAGATTTTCATGAAGATTGTATGAATGTCATTATGAATGATTTAATCAAATTAATGGATCCACGTTATATTGAAGTGTGGGGGAAATTCACACCACGTGGTGGTATCTCGATTGATCCATATTGTAACTATGGTCGTCCTGGTACAAAATATGAAAAAATGGCAGAATATCGCATGATGAATCACGATTTATATCCTGAAACAATCGATAATCGTTAATGAAAAAGGATCTGTATGATACATGCAGATCCTTTTTTTTCTATTATATTACGCATGTTGATTGATAACTGTATAGTTTTTGTGATTTACAACTGTAAGAGGTTCCATATCTAGTTCTCTAAAATTCTCCATGATTGTTATATCGACAATAACGGAGTTTTTATTTACTTTTTGAACACGGCCTTGCATTCCACCTTTAAATTCGATAATATCTCCAGTTTCTGCGGTTTTCATAAGCAACTCTCCTTGTTACAGTTTTACCAAAAAAAGAACAATGTTGTTCTTTTTTATTTCCCTTTATTTTGAACTATATTCCCCTGTTTGTAAATGTTTCCATGATAAAATTTCAAAAAATAGTCATTTTTCATAAGAAATGTATAAAGTATTTTTCTATTTTAGGAGAGGGAATTGATAAAAAAGTGCTTATATCAGTATATAGGGGTATAATAAACTGGGGGCGGTAAAAATGTTGTTTAAAATTGTTGGAAGTTTTATAATGATCCTTTTATTCTTATTTTCATATAAACAATTAAAAATAATTCGTATCCATGAAACAGATACATATTTTGATGGATTAGATGGTATGCATGCTTCTGTCACTCATGAGAGCGGTGCGGATATGTAAGGAAGTATGACTTTCTCTTTCTCCATGGTATGATGATAATAAGAAAAAGTGCATAATAATATAGGTGATGAGCGGTGAATGGAGAGTGGAGAAGATGCGAATTTCTTTTATTCGTCACGGTCGCTTGAACAATGTTACAGAATCAATGACAGTATCATCGTTCCACAAATGGATGGAGCGGTACGATTTAGACGGTATGGAAAAAAGTATGGACATACCAATTGAGACGGTTGAAGTAATCGAATCTGCGAAGCTTATTGTAACGAGTGATCAAAAACGTACGGTACAGTCAGCAGCAGAATTAACAAATTCTCTTTCTTTTATACAAAGCTCCCTTTTTCGAGAGGCAGAAGTACCATCTAGTTTCTTTGTTCCGAAATGGGTGAAGTGCAAACCGGAAGTATGGACATTTATTGGGCGTACATTATGGATGATTGGATATTCTAAAGGTGTTGAGTCTTATCGTGAAGTACAAGGAAGAGCGAAGCAAGCAGCTGATACATTAGTCGGATATGCGTTAGTACATGGGCAAATTGCGCTCATAGGGCATAGTTATTTTAATACGATGATTGGGGCTGAGCTACGTGCTAGAGGATGGTCTGGTCCGCCTATTTTTCATGGGAAGCCATGGAGTTGTACAGAATATACATTTCATGAAGCAATGAATGGAAATATATTGAATACCAATTTAACATAAAGGCACACGATTACAATAAAGAATCGTGTGCTTTTTTTAAGAAACGAAAGCTTTTTTATATAGTGGTTTCACTAAATGAGCATATGGCTCTCCAACAAGCATAACCGTTTTATCCTCTTGGTAGCCAAGTTTTTTATATAAAGAGAAAGCTCGCTTGTTTTCTAAATTTACAAGTAATGCGATTTTCTCATAGCCTTTTTCATAGGCATCATTTTCTGCTGCTTTAATCAATCTTGAGCCGATCCCTCGTCCGCCATATGTGTTTGAAACGGATAATGTGTCAATATAATATTCATCGAGCTCAGCTTCTTTTTCTAGCGTAATAGATGAA
This sequence is a window from Bacillus pseudomycoides DSM 12442. Protein-coding genes within it:
- a CDS encoding YkvS family protein, whose translation is MKTAETGDIIEFKGGMQGRVQKVNKNSVIVDITIMENFRELDMEPLTVVNHKNYTVINQHA
- a CDS encoding GNAT family N-acetyltransferase, translated to MIRKAKKTDAKAISPLLYNALHEIAEKITGGRTGTEVLTGLETWFSKKENRLSYENCFVEEQDGQAIGIIVAYHGSHAKQLDTPIVKHLRKIHQDSSITLEKEAELDEYYIDTLSVSNTYGGRGIGSRLIKAAENDAYEKGYEKIALLVNLENKRAFSLYKKLGYQEDKTVMLVGEPYAHLVKPLYKKAFVS
- the queF gene encoding preQ(1) synthase codes for the protein MAGRLDEDLKDVTLLGNQNTKYLFEYSPKILETFDNNHPNRDYFVKFNCPEFTSLCPKTGQPDFATIYISYIPEQKMVESKSLKLYLFSFRNHGDFHEDCMNVIMNDLIKLMDPRYIEVWGKFTPRGGISIDPYCNYGRPGTKYEKMAEYRMMNHDLYPETIDNR
- a CDS encoding histidine phosphatase family protein; protein product: MRISFIRHGRLNNVTESMTVSSFHKWMERYDLDGMEKSMDIPIETVEVIESAKLIVTSDQKRTVQSAAELTNSLSFIQSSLFREAEVPSSFFVPKWVKCKPEVWTFIGRTLWMIGYSKGVESYREVQGRAKQAADTLVGYALVHGQIALIGHSYFNTMIGAELRARGWSGPPIFHGKPWSCTEYTFHEAMNGNILNTNLT